A genomic region of Eucalyptus grandis isolate ANBG69807.140 chromosome 5, ASM1654582v1, whole genome shotgun sequence contains the following coding sequences:
- the LOC104444450 gene encoding uncharacterized protein LOC104444450 produces MVDHQAVCCMCGDVGFPDKLFRCSKCRNRFQHSYCSSYGEASEPIARCDWCQSEQRSVRSHGVSSRGSGPVNGNVGVLKSEYSGDRIIKQHDREDGTTPTPAAADKGKNPSPRTATRRYKLLKDVMC; encoded by the exons ATGGTGGATCATCAAGCCGTGTGCTGCATGTGCGGCGACGTCGGGTTCCCGGACAAGCTCTTCCGCTGCAGCAAGTGCCGCAACCGCTTCCAACACTC GTATTGCAGTAGCTACGGCGAAGCTTCCGAGCCGATCGCACGGTGTGACTGGTGCCAGAGTGAGCAGAGAAGCGTGAGATCGCACGGAGTTTCGTCGCGGGGGTCCGGGCCTGTGAACGGCAACGTGGGCGTCCTGAAGTCCGAGTACTCCGGCGACCGGATAATCAAGCAGCATGACCGCGAGGATGGCACTACCCCCACCCCCGCCGCCGCTGACAAGGGGAAGAACCCCTCGCCGCGGACCGCCACCCGCAGGTACAAGCTTCTCAAGGATGTCATGTGCTAG